The Silene latifolia isolate original U9 population chromosome X, ASM4854445v1, whole genome shotgun sequence genome contains the following window.
cttctaaactagttaatccggttaaattcagacctagatcgaaagattggaatgaataaacctgttatggacaatagactacactaatgagggtaaaagctaagttagtagtattctagggcggatagcggaccggaaggacctttccactacccttctcacattagaccgacttacctacctttagctgatttgtgtaataacatggtgaaccgacatcctggcatctttctctccttttttttatCTTAGTCCTTTTCGCTCCtgccattttatttgttattactttagtttagtcaaacaactcaaaccccccattttgtgaccatagACGGACTGAATAACGAGTAGAtggtgaccgcctccctgtggatacgacaCTCGACATACCTCTGTTGCAtaagttagagccggttggtttttttatttttgatagggttgtgacagcctcatcaaattttggcgtcgttgccggggaggcaactctTCTATTTACTTGTTCTATTTTTGTCTTTCTTTAGCCTCAAGgtatttattccttgagacagttcttatcttttcttcTAGTGTTGCTTTGATatgtcctacaggtcctacctaaacaggtttctaagagaaaaatcatcaaagggaaggcttgagtacctttgattcttctacCAAGACGTCTAACGTCTCTAGGATTatagcacaatttgaagctcggaatgcaagatctgacaagctggagagtagacaaTCTTTGGGTAGTCCACCTCAGTTCCATACTACGGCACAACAGGTGGCCTActatgagagatgtggtgctgcggggcacaatgTTGTCATTTGTCTGGCGGagaacgacgaagtctatgcgtttaagcagcatagacaagctagtcattcctttgcatatgtaccgccacatccgcttcagcaacgaggctatcaaaagcctccatttgtttggccgccgcaacaacaaactcctcctcctcctgataaacagaaagaagaaatTGCTTAATTGACATCTATAGTGAAGACTCTTGCGCTGCAAGTGAAAGAGATTATGCAAACTAAAGATGTCGTTATCGAGCTACTTGGGACTCATTTGACTCAAGTAATTGTCGAGCGAACATTCAGGCAACCTGAGACGGTTTATGTTGTTCGTACCAGGAGCAGTCCTCCCTATGAAGGACTTGAGCTGCCTATTGCAAATCCTGAATTTTTAGACTCGGAAGTTGCAGCAACTGTTCAGGGGAAGGCGTTGTTTGACGGAAAGGCAGCAAAATCACGGGAACTACTTGATCAACCAGTTCCTTATAGTTGATCGAGTGAATTTGCTGAAGGAACGTTCGATCGAGGAGAaaaagatgctcgatcgagcactgcagaaaacaaggctctcgatcgagtaacccaaagtgctcgatcgagtaatattgcTGAGGAAAGTCCTCGATTGAGAGgaaatgttgctcgatcgagtaactttgaaGCTGGGGATGATAAATTGTCGTCTAAATCTAACTTAGACGGTAATTCTGCAATTAAACTTAATGCCTATAAGCCCCAAGTTCCATTTCCAGGCCGGCTACGAAGGACAAAGGAGTAGCAACAATTCGGCAGGTTTGTCGATCTTTTGAAAGCTCTTGAAGTTAATATTCCGTTTTCCGAGTaacttacccaggtaccctcctaCTCTAAATTCATGAAAAAAATTCTTTTACGTAAGAGGAATGTAGATAATGTTGAAACGGTGGCTTTGACGGAGGAGTGCTCCGCACTTCTTCAGAATAACGCTCCACCGAAATTGGCTGACCCAAGTAGTTTTTCTATACCATGTCATATAGGGACTTATTTAATCAACAATGCTTTATGTGACTTAGGTGCTAGTGTCAGTGTCTTACCTTTATCCCTTGCTAAGAGATTAGGTTTGACCAAGTTTCAGTGTACTggcatgactgttcagatggccgaccattCTTTATCACGGCCTTTAGGAGTTTTAGAAGatgtacctgttaagatcgggaggttctttattcccgtagactTTGTTGTCTTGGACATACCCGAGGACACTCGTACCCCTATtatcttagggagaccatttttgcacaTTGCTGGTGCGATTGTAGATATCGGGGCTAGGACACTTACCTTTTAGgtaggggggaggggggggggggaggacttggtttttacCCAGTCTACTGCTATCCCTTCTATATAACCCAATGGGGTTCCTTCTAATCCTTCTGTTGCGTCACATATTGCTGTCGatttgacacctccgccccagtttggaAGCAAGTTGGAGGAATATCTCTCTGTTACCCCTTCTGCAGGTCTTGATAGGTTAAAAGACCCAGGAAGCAGGCATGGTGTGTTGAATTTAGAGACTGGGACGGTAAGGATTCATGACCCCGGTGGAGGTTTGGACGAGGCTATGCCGCATAAGAAGAAGGTGCGGGAGAAATCCAAAAGTGGCGAAGATGTTGCCGCCAAGAACCGTTGTTCCTAAGTTGATGCTTTGCTGTGGAGGCCGAAGATGAAAGTCATGGATGCTGAAGGGACTGTGTTCAGTCATAAACCTTGTTTTGGGCCTTTAATTCTTGTTggtggatgaagaaaagaaggtcgagctgggatctgtctgaaactagcgctgtccgggaggcaattCGGAGTTTAAAACTTTTGAATGATTTTCGAACATTTTATGTTTTtattgtgtgtgtaataatttgTTTTTACAACCATAGACTGCGAACAATCTAGACTTGGTTTTGGTCATTTTTGTGGCCGATATTTGCATCTTTGCAGGTGCTTCACTGACGCCTAGGAGTTTGCGCAATagggagctctcgatcgagcactattctactcgattgagtgcttgactccctcgatcgaatgcttatctttctcgatcgagcacccacaGAAGttgacatctcgatcga
Protein-coding sequences here:
- the LOC141617498 gene encoding UBA domain-containing protein Mud1-like; the protein is MKKILLRKRNVDNVETVALTEECSALLQNNAPPKLADPSSFSIPCHIGTYLINNALCDLGASVSVLPLSLAKRLGLTKFQCTGMTVQMADHSLSRPLGVLEDVPVKIGRFFIPVDFVVLDIPEDTRTPIILGRPFLHIAGLDRLKDPGSRHGVLNLETGTVRIHDPGGGLDEAMPHKKKVREKSKSGEDVAAKNRCS